A window from Synechococcus sp. RSCCF101 encodes these proteins:
- the uvrA gene encoding excinuclease ABC subunit UvrA, which yields MPRAKAPAGASAAPSPAEQGLTPLNGGSLEDQIRIRGARQHNLHNLSLNLPRNRLVVFTGVSGSGKSSLAFDTIFAEGQRRYVESLSAYARQFLGQVDKPDVDAIEGLSPAISIDQKSTSHNPRSTVGTVTEIQDYLRLLFGRAGEPHCPECGRSIRPQTIDEMVDQILQLPEGTRFQLLAPVVRGRKGTHVKLLRGLVAEGFARVRINGEVRELSDSIELDKNHLHSIEVVVDRLVARPGLEERLTDSLRTALKRGDGLALVEVVPKTGEDLPEGVERERLFSENFACPVHGAVMEELSPRLFSFNSPYGACPDCHGIGHLRRFTVERVIPDPSLPVYAAIAPWSDRDNSYYFSLLYSVAEAFGFEIKTPWNELAPEQIDVLLNGSREPILIQADSRYRKGSGYHRPFEGILPILERQLRDASGEAVRQRLEKYLDLVPCSTCEGRRLRPEALAVRVGPFSITDLTSVSVGESLARIEALMGVGASDGSAPLLTPRQMQIGDLVLREIRLRLRFLLDVGLDYLSLDRPAMTLSGGEAQRIRLATQIGAGLTGVLYVLDEPSIGLHQRDNDRLLATLKRLRDLGNTLVVVEHDEDTIRAADHVVDIGPGAGVNGGRVVAEGGVEELMAAEESLTGAYLSGRRAIPTPAERRLDGSRRLTLVGCSRNNLKQLTVEVPLGRLVAVTGVSGSGKSTLINELLHPALEHRLGHKVPFPHGLEDLRGSKAIDKVIVIDQSPIGRTPRSNPATYTGAFDPIRQVFAATVEAKARGYQAGQFSFNVKGGRCEACRGQGVNVIEMNFLPDVYVQCDVCKGARFNRETLQIKYRGFTIADVLEMTVEQACEVFSAIPQAADRLRTLVDVGLGYVKLGQPAPTLSGGEAQRVKLATELSRRATGKTLYLIDEPTTGLSFYDVHKLMEVMQRLVEKGNSILVIEHNLDVIRCADWLIDLGPEGGDRGGEVIVCGTPEQVAAHPVSHTGRYLRQVLAQHPPQPMDAEAA from the coding sequence ATGCCCCGCGCCAAGGCCCCCGCTGGGGCATCGGCAGCCCCATCCCCGGCGGAGCAGGGTCTCACCCCGCTGAACGGCGGCAGCCTGGAGGATCAGATCCGGATCCGCGGGGCGCGCCAGCACAACCTTCACAACCTCAGCCTCAACCTGCCCCGCAACCGCCTGGTGGTGTTCACCGGCGTCAGCGGCAGCGGCAAGAGCTCCCTCGCCTTCGACACGATCTTCGCCGAGGGCCAGCGTCGCTACGTCGAGAGCCTCTCGGCCTATGCCCGCCAGTTCCTCGGGCAGGTGGACAAGCCCGACGTGGACGCCATCGAGGGCCTCTCGCCCGCGATCTCGATCGATCAGAAGTCCACCAGCCACAACCCCCGCTCGACGGTGGGCACCGTCACCGAGATCCAGGACTACCTGCGTCTGCTGTTCGGCCGGGCCGGCGAACCCCACTGCCCGGAATGCGGCCGCTCGATCCGCCCCCAGACCATCGACGAGATGGTGGATCAGATCCTGCAGCTGCCCGAGGGAACCCGCTTCCAGCTGCTGGCGCCGGTGGTGCGGGGCCGCAAGGGAACCCACGTGAAGCTGCTGCGGGGCCTGGTGGCCGAGGGCTTCGCCCGGGTGCGGATCAACGGCGAGGTGCGGGAACTGTCCGATTCGATCGAGCTCGACAAGAACCACCTCCACAGCATCGAGGTGGTGGTCGACCGGCTGGTGGCCCGCCCGGGACTGGAGGAACGCCTCACCGACTCCCTGCGCACGGCCCTCAAGCGCGGCGACGGCCTGGCCCTGGTGGAGGTGGTGCCCAAGACGGGTGAGGACCTGCCCGAGGGTGTGGAGCGCGAGCGGCTGTTCTCGGAGAACTTCGCCTGTCCGGTTCACGGCGCCGTGATGGAGGAGCTCTCGCCGCGCCTGTTCTCCTTCAACAGCCCCTATGGCGCCTGTCCCGACTGCCACGGCATCGGTCACCTGCGCCGCTTCACCGTGGAGCGGGTCATCCCCGATCCCAGCCTGCCGGTGTACGCGGCGATCGCCCCCTGGAGCGACCGGGACAACAGCTATTACTTCTCGCTGCTGTACAGCGTGGCCGAGGCCTTCGGCTTCGAGATCAAGACCCCCTGGAACGAACTGGCTCCCGAGCAGATCGACGTGCTGCTGAATGGCAGCCGCGAGCCGATCCTGATCCAGGCTGACAGCCGCTACCGCAAGGGCTCCGGCTACCACCGACCGTTCGAGGGAATCCTGCCGATCCTGGAGCGCCAGCTGCGCGATGCCAGCGGCGAGGCGGTGCGGCAACGGCTGGAGAAGTACCTGGATCTGGTTCCCTGCAGCACCTGTGAGGGCCGCCGCCTGCGGCCGGAGGCGCTGGCGGTGCGGGTGGGACCGTTCTCGATCACCGATCTGACCTCCGTCAGCGTGGGCGAGTCCCTGGCCCGGATCGAGGCTCTGATGGGGGTGGGTGCCTCCGATGGCTCGGCGCCGCTGCTCACCCCCCGCCAGATGCAGATCGGCGATCTGGTGCTGCGCGAGATCCGGCTGCGGCTTCGCTTCCTGCTGGATGTGGGGCTGGATTACCTCAGCCTCGACCGCCCCGCCATGACCCTCAGCGGCGGCGAGGCCCAGCGCATCCGCCTGGCCACCCAGATCGGCGCCGGCCTCACCGGTGTGCTCTATGTGCTCGATGAGCCCAGCATCGGGCTGCATCAGCGTGACAACGATCGCCTGCTCGCCACCCTCAAGCGTCTGCGTGATCTCGGCAACACCCTGGTGGTGGTGGAGCACGACGAGGACACGATCCGTGCCGCCGACCACGTGGTCGACATCGGCCCCGGAGCCGGGGTCAACGGCGGCCGGGTCGTCGCCGAAGGGGGTGTGGAGGAGCTGATGGCGGCCGAGGAGTCCCTCACCGGCGCCTACCTCAGCGGCCGCCGCGCCATCCCCACCCCGGCCGAGCGCCGCCTGGACGGCAGCCGGCGCCTCACCCTGGTGGGCTGCAGCCGCAACAACCTCAAGCAGCTCACCGTGGAGGTGCCCCTCGGCCGGCTCGTGGCCGTGACCGGGGTCAGCGGCAGCGGCAAGAGCACCCTGATCAACGAGCTGCTCCATCCGGCGCTCGAGCACCGGCTCGGGCACAAGGTGCCTTTCCCCCACGGCCTGGAGGATCTGCGCGGCAGCAAGGCGATCGACAAGGTGATTGTGATCGATCAGTCCCCGATCGGCCGCACACCCCGCTCGAACCCGGCCACCTACACCGGCGCCTTCGATCCGATCCGCCAGGTGTTCGCCGCCACGGTGGAGGCCAAGGCCCGCGGCTATCAGGCCGGTCAGTTCAGTTTCAACGTGAAGGGCGGTCGCTGCGAGGCCTGCCGCGGCCAGGGCGTGAACGTGATCGAGATGAACTTCCTGCCCGATGTCTACGTGCAGTGCGACGTCTGCAAGGGAGCCCGTTTCAACCGCGAGACCCTGCAGATCAAATACCGCGGCTTCACCATCGCCGACGTCCTGGAGATGACCGTGGAGCAGGCCTGTGAGGTCTTCAGCGCCATCCCCCAGGCCGCTGACCGCCTGCGCACCCTGGTGGACGTGGGCCTCGGCTACGTGAAGCTGGGTCAGCCCGCACCCACCCTCAGTGGCGGTGAGGCCCAGCGGGTGAAGCTGGCGACGGAGCTCTCACGCCGCGCCACCGGCAAGACCCTCTATCTGATCGATGAACCCACCACCGGCCTGAGCTTCTACGACGTGCACAAGCTGATGGAGGTGATGCAGCGGCTGGTGGAGAAGGGCAACTCGATTCTGGTGATCGAGCACAACCTCGACGTGATCCGCTGCGCCGACTGGCTGATCGATCTCGGCCCGGAAGGCGGTGACCGCGGCGGCGAGGTGATCGTGTGCGGCACACCGGAACAGGTGGCCGCCCATCCCGTCAGCCACACTGGCCGCTATCTCAGGCAGGTGCTGGCCCAGCATCCGCCTCAGCCGATGGACGCCGAGGCCGCGTGA